Proteins encoded by one window of Conger conger chromosome 1, fConCon1.1, whole genome shotgun sequence:
- the psmc4 gene encoding 26S proteasome regulatory subunit 6B isoform X1, whose product MEEIGVIVEKAQDEVPAMLTSRPQTGLSFLAPEPEDLEDLYSRYKKLQQELEFLEVQEEYIKDEQKNLKKEFLHAQEEVKRIQSIPLVIGQFLEAVDQNTAIVGSTTGSNYYVRILSTIDRELLKPNASVALHKHSNALVDVLPPEADSSIMMLTADQKPDVMYADIGGMDIQKQEVREAVELPLTHFELYKQIGIDPPRGVLMYGPPGCGKTMLAKAVAHHTTAAFIRVVGSEFVQKYLGEGPRMVRDVFRLAKENAPAIIFIDEIDAIATKRFDAQTGADREVQRILLELLNQMDGFDQNVNVKVIMATNRADTLDPALLRPGRLDRKIEFPLPDRRQKRLVFSTITSKMNLSEEVDLEDYVARPDKISGADINSICQEAGMLAVRENRYIVLAKDFEKAYKTVIKKDEQEHEFYK is encoded by the exons ATGGAGGAGATCGGGGTGATTGTTGAAAAAGCTCAG GACGAGGTGCCTGCCATGCTCACCTCAAGGCCGCAGACTGGCCTTTCCTTTTTGGCCCCCGAACCCGAGGACCTGGAGGACTTATACAGCAGATACAAG aAGTTGCAGCAGGAGCTGGAGTTCctggaggtgcaggaggagtaCATCAAAGATGAGCAGAAGAACCTGAAGAAGGAGTTCCTGCACGCccaggaggaggtgaagagaaTACAGAGCATCCCCCTGGTCATCGGCCAGTTCCTGGAGGCTGTGGACCAGAATACTGCCATCGTCGGCTCCACTACAG gctcaaACTACTACGTGCGGATCCTGAGCACCATCGACCGGGAGCTGCTGAAGCCCAACGCCTCAGTGGCCCTGCACAAGCACAGCAACGCCCTGGTGGACGTGCTGCCCCCCGAGGCTGACAGCAGCATCATGATGCTCACCGCAG accAGAAGCCGGACGTCATGTACGCTGATATTGGGGGGATGGACATCCAGAAGCAGGAAGTTAGAGAAGCGGTGGAACTCCCTCTTACACACTTTGAGCTCtacaaacag aTCGGTATTGACCCCCCCAGGGGTGTGTTGATGTACGGCCCTCCGGGCTGTGGGAAGACCATGCTGGCCAAGGCTGTGGCACATCACactacag ccGCGTTCATTCGTGTGGTGGGGTCAGAGTTTGTGCAGAAGTATCTGGGGGAGGGGCCCCGCATGGTGCGTGATGTCTTCCGGCTGGCCAAGGAGAATGCCCCCGCCATCATCTTCATCGACGAGATCGACGCCATCGCCACCAAGCGCTTCGACGCACAGACCGGAG ctgatAGAGAGGTTCAGAGGATCCTGCTGGAGCTGCTGAACCAGATGGACGGTTTTGACCAGAACGTCAATGTGAAG gtgaTCATGGCCACCAACCGGGCTGACACCCTGGACCCGGCGCTGCTGCGGCCCGGTCGTCTCGACCGTAAGATCGAGTTCCCGCTGCCCGACCGCAGGCAGAAGCGCCTGGTCTTCTCCACCATCACCAGCAAGATGAACCTGTCTGAGGAAGTGGACCTGGAGGACT ACGTTGCCCGGCCAGACAAGATCTCGGGAGCCGACATCAACTCCATCTgccaggag gctGGCATGCTGGCGGTGAGGGAGAACCGCTACATCGTGCTGGCCAAGGACTTTGAGAAGGCCTACAAGACCGTCATCAAGAAGGACGAACAGGAGCACGAGTTCTACAAGTAG
- the psmc4 gene encoding 26S proteasome regulatory subunit 6B isoform X2, with product MEEIGVIVEKAQDEVPAMLTSRPQTGLSFLAPEPEDLEDLYSRYKKLQQELEFLEVQEEYIKDEQKNLKKEFLHAQEEVKRIQSIPLVIGQFLEAVDQNTAIVGSTTGSNYYVRILSTIDRELLKPNASVALHKHSNALVDVLPPEADSSIMMLTADQKPDVMYADIGGMDIQKQEVREAVELPLTHFELYKQIGIDPPRGVLMYGPPGCGKTMLAKAVAHHTTAAFIRVVGSEFVQKYLGEGPRMVRDVFRLAKENAPAIIFIDEIDAIATKRFDAQTGADREVQRILLELLNQMDGFDQNVNVKVIMATNRADTLDPALLRPGRLDRKIEFPLPDRRQKRLVFSTITSKMNLSEEVDLEDYVARPDKISGADINSICQEAGMLAVRENRYIVLAKDFEKAYKTVIKKDEQEHEFYK from the exons GACGAGGTGCCTGCCATGCTCACCTCAAGGCCGCAGACTGGCCTTTCCTTTTTGGCCCCCGAACCCGAGGACCTGGAGGACTTATACAGCAGATACAAG aAGTTGCAGCAGGAGCTGGAGTTCctggaggtgcaggaggagtaCATCAAAGATGAGCAGAAGAACCTGAAGAAGGAGTTCCTGCACGCccaggaggaggtgaagagaaTACAGAGCATCCCCCTGGTCATCGGCCAGTTCCTGGAGGCTGTGGACCAGAATACTGCCATCGTCGGCTCCACTACAG gctcaaACTACTACGTGCGGATCCTGAGCACCATCGACCGGGAGCTGCTGAAGCCCAACGCCTCAGTGGCCCTGCACAAGCACAGCAACGCCCTGGTGGACGTGCTGCCCCCCGAGGCTGACAGCAGCATCATGATGCTCACCGCAG accAGAAGCCGGACGTCATGTACGCTGATATTGGGGGGATGGACATCCAGAAGCAGGAAGTTAGAGAAGCGGTGGAACTCCCTCTTACACACTTTGAGCTCtacaaacag aTCGGTATTGACCCCCCCAGGGGTGTGTTGATGTACGGCCCTCCGGGCTGTGGGAAGACCATGCTGGCCAAGGCTGTGGCACATCACactacag ccGCGTTCATTCGTGTGGTGGGGTCAGAGTTTGTGCAGAAGTATCTGGGGGAGGGGCCCCGCATGGTGCGTGATGTCTTCCGGCTGGCCAAGGAGAATGCCCCCGCCATCATCTTCATCGACGAGATCGACGCCATCGCCACCAAGCGCTTCGACGCACAGACCGGAG ctgatAGAGAGGTTCAGAGGATCCTGCTGGAGCTGCTGAACCAGATGGACGGTTTTGACCAGAACGTCAATGTGAAG gtgaTCATGGCCACCAACCGGGCTGACACCCTGGACCCGGCGCTGCTGCGGCCCGGTCGTCTCGACCGTAAGATCGAGTTCCCGCTGCCCGACCGCAGGCAGAAGCGCCTGGTCTTCTCCACCATCACCAGCAAGATGAACCTGTCTGAGGAAGTGGACCTGGAGGACT ACGTTGCCCGGCCAGACAAGATCTCGGGAGCCGACATCAACTCCATCTgccaggag gctGGCATGCTGGCGGTGAGGGAGAACCGCTACATCGTGCTGGCCAAGGACTTTGAGAAGGCCTACAAGACCGTCATCAAGAAGGACGAACAGGAGCACGAGTTCTACAAGTAG